The region GGTCGACGCCATCCTCGAGCTGCAGCTCTACCGCCTCACCCAGCTCTCCATCGACGAGCTCCTCAACGAGCTGAAGAACGTTCGCGCCAACATCGAAGAGTTCGAGTCCATCCTCGCGTCGGAGAAAAAACTTCGCCGCGTCATCGTCAAGGAGCTCGAAGAGGTCCGCGACAAGTACGGCGACGAGCGCCGCACCGAGATCATCGACGAGACCACCGAGATCCAGCTCGAAGACCTCATCGCCGACGAGCAGGTCGCCGTCACCATCTCCAACACCGGCTACCTCAAGCGCACCCCCATCTCCACCTACCGGCAGCAGCGCCGCGGTGGAACCGGACGCCTCGGCATGAAGACCCGCGAAGAGGACTTCGTCGCCCAGCTCATCGTCGAATCCACGCACGCCTACCTGCTCTGCTTTACCAATACCGGCCGCGTCTACTGGCTCAAGGTCTACGAGATTCCCGACGTCGGCGCCGCAGGCAAGGGCAAGGCGATGGCCTCGCTGATCGCGCTGCAGCCCGGCGAAAAGGTCGTGACCATTCTCGGCATCCGCGACCTGACGGAAGAGGGTAAGTTCATCCTCTTCGCGACGCGCAACGGCACCGTCAAGAAGACTCCGCTGCCCGACTTCTCGAACGTCATGAGCCGCGGCATCATCGCCATCAACATCGACAAGGACGACGAACTGATCGCCTGCCGCGTCACCTCCGGCTCCGACGTCGTCTTCCTCGCCACCCACGATGGCATGGCCGTCCGCTTTTCCGAGGCCTACGATCCTGAGAAGTCCGGCGGACTTCGCCCCATGGGCCGCGCCGCCGCCGGCAACAAGGGCATCACCCTTAAGAAGGGCGACTACGTCATCGGCCTCGCCGTCACCCCGTCGGCCGAGTACCGCGCCCAGCGTCGTGACGAGCTCGCCGCCGAAAAGGGTCTGGCCAAGGATCTAGCCAAGGTCCGCGCCGAGATCGACGCCGCCAACGAGGCCCTGCAGAAGGCCCGCGAAGCTGCCAACGGAGGCGAAAAGGAAGACGACAAGGTCAAGGCTGCCCGCCGCAAGCGCGACGATGCCTACGCCAGGCGCGACGCCCTCGACGAAAAGCTCGGCCTCAGCCCCTGCCTCATCCTCTCGGTGACGGAGAACGGCTTCGGCAAGCGCACCAACGTCGAGGAGTACCGCCTCACCAACCGCGGCGGCTCGGGAGTCATCAACATGAAGGCCACGGCCAAGACCGGCAAGGTCTCCTCCGTCCAGCTCGTCGACGACACCAGCGAGCTGATGGCCATCTCCCAGTTCGGAAAGATCATCCGCATCGACACCAGCAGCATCCGCGCCGCCGGCCGCTCCACCCAGGGAGTCAAACTCCTCAACCTGGAAGCCGACGACAAGGTAGCCGCCGCCGTAGTCATCCCACCGGATGAATCCGGTAAGTCAGAACCAGAGACGGGAACGCTGTTGCAGTAAGCTCGTTCTTGTTCGCCTCAAATCGCTTTACACAACCAGCTGGACATTGATTCTAGCTGCCCGCAAAAACTACAGTCCTCCGTTTTTGCGGGCACGATCCACATCTTGCCAAAGCGTTGTTAGGCCGATCACATTCTTGATCATCGTCAAGAGATTCAGGGAAGAGTAGATAAGTAGAAAAACAAGTAAGTCGTCGAACTTTTGTGTATTTTCTATTGGCCCTAGAGTTAACAGTGCAAACGTCGTCGCAAAAAG is a window of Edaphobacter sp. 12200R-103 DNA encoding:
- the gyrA gene encoding DNA gyrase subunit A, with the translated sequence MADEQNPQLPLGSNPDNPDGNLIKGPGAAQLLPINIEDEMRRSYLDYSMSVIIGRALPDVRDGLKPVHRRILYGMQEMGLQYNKKYTKSAKVVGHVMGNYHPHGDSAIYDTMVRLAQDFSLRYTLVDGQGNFGSIDGDPPAAMRYTESRLTRIAGEMLADIDSDTVDFAPNYDESTLEPTVLPARIPNLIINGGGGIAVGMATNIPPHNLTEVINACISLINKEKTDIRPDIQLVLEHVQGPDFPTGGYLYGRAGIAQTYNTGRGRFIMRAKVGTEKITGGREAIVVTEIPYQVNKANLIKRIAELANEKIIDDISDVRDESDRDGMRIVIELKRGAESQIVLNQLFKHTSMQESFSMIFLAVHNGQPKVLPLDQAIRAFLEHRIEVVRRRTAFLLGKARDREHILLGYQIALDHLDNVIKIIRQSGSRAEARENLFQYFSNKRINLRGTELAGVTLDPAKYSVDMTFSTTGTLILSYRQVDAILELQLYRLTQLSIDELLNELKNVRANIEEFESILASEKKLRRVIVKELEEVRDKYGDERRTEIIDETTEIQLEDLIADEQVAVTISNTGYLKRTPISTYRQQRRGGTGRLGMKTREEDFVAQLIVESTHAYLLCFTNTGRVYWLKVYEIPDVGAAGKGKAMASLIALQPGEKVVTILGIRDLTEEGKFILFATRNGTVKKTPLPDFSNVMSRGIIAINIDKDDELIACRVTSGSDVVFLATHDGMAVRFSEAYDPEKSGGLRPMGRAAAGNKGITLKKGDYVIGLAVTPSAEYRAQRRDELAAEKGLAKDLAKVRAEIDAANEALQKAREAANGGEKEDDKVKAARRKRDDAYARRDALDEKLGLSPCLILSVTENGFGKRTNVEEYRLTNRGGSGVINMKATAKTGKVSSVQLVDDTSELMAISQFGKIIRIDTSSIRAAGRSTQGVKLLNLEADDKVAAAVVIPPDESGKSEPETGTLLQ